One stretch of Priestia megaterium DNA includes these proteins:
- a CDS encoding QueT transporter family protein: MNIRTLCVNGLLAAMYIAVSMLIQPFGFTNIQFRISEMFNHLIVFNKKYVYGIVLGVFLTNLFFSPMVAYDLVFGVGQSVLSLLITIFSMRYIKNMWARMLVNTLVFTFTMFIIAFELHLAFDLPFFFTWLTTAVGEFIVMLVGAPIMAAINKRVQFNKLVG; the protein is encoded by the coding sequence ATGAATATAAGAACACTTTGCGTCAACGGTCTTTTAGCTGCTATGTATATTGCTGTCAGCATGCTAATTCAGCCGTTTGGCTTCACCAATATCCAATTTCGTATATCGGAAATGTTCAATCACTTAATTGTGTTTAATAAAAAGTACGTGTACGGCATTGTGCTAGGAGTATTTCTGACGAATTTGTTTTTTTCACCAATGGTCGCTTATGACCTGGTGTTTGGGGTAGGGCAATCTGTGCTATCGTTACTCATTACCATTTTTTCTATGCGCTACATTAAAAACATGTGGGCTCGTATGCTTGTTAATACACTTGTGTTTACGTTTACAATGTTTATTATTGCGTTTGAACTGCACTTAGCATTTGATTTACCATTTTTCTTTACATGGTTAACAACGGCTGTTGGTGAGTTCATTGTTATGCTTGTTGGAGCACCAATTATGGCGGCAATTAATAAACGTGTACAATTTAATAAGCTAGTTGGATAA